A genomic window from Cytobacillus suaedae includes:
- the rplV gene encoding 50S ribosomal protein L22: MQAKAVANTVRIAPRKARLVIDLIRGKQVGEAVAILRHTPKAASPIVEKVLNSAIANAEHNYEMDANNLVITDAFVNEGPTLKRFRPRAMGRASQINKRTSHITIVVSEKKEG, encoded by the coding sequence ATGCAAGCTAAAGCTGTTGCAAACACAGTTCGTATTGCTCCTCGTAAAGCACGTTTAGTGATAGATTTAATTCGAGGTAAGCAAGTAGGTGAGGCAGTGGCGATCCTACGCCATACGCCTAAGGCTGCTTCTCCAATTGTAGAGAAAGTACTTAACTCTGCAATTGCAAATGCAGAACATAACTACGAAATGGACGCTAATAACCTAGTAATTACAGATGCTTTTGTTAATGAAGGTCCAACATTGAAACGTTTCCGTCCACGTGCAATGGGTCGTGCTTCACAAATTAACAAACGTACTAGCCACATTACGATCGTGGTATCAGAAAAGAAGGAGGGATAA
- the rplX gene encoding 50S ribosomal protein L24, translating to MHVKKGDKVQVISGKDKGKQGVILEAFPKKDRVLVEGVNVVKKHSKPSQANPQGGIISKEAPIHVSNVMPLDPKSGTPTRVGFKVEDGKKVRVAKKSGELLDK from the coding sequence ATGCATGTAAAAAAAGGTGATAAAGTTCAAGTTATCTCTGGAAAAGATAAAGGTAAACAAGGTGTGATTCTTGAAGCTTTCCCTAAGAAGGACCGTGTACTTGTTGAAGGTGTGAATGTTGTTAAAAAGCACTCTAAACCATCACAAGCAAATCCACAAGGTGGAATTATTAGCAAAGAAGCACCTATCCATGTATCAAATGTAATGCCATTAGATCCTAAATCAGGAACTCCTACAAGAGTTGGATTTAAAGTGGAAGATGGCAAAAAGGTACGTGTTGCAAAAAAATCTGGTGAATTATTAGATAAATAG
- the rplC gene encoding 50S ribosomal protein L3, whose translation MTKGILGRKIGMTQVFVENGELVPVTVIEATPNVVLQTKSVESDGYEAIQLGFEDKRDKLSNKPEKGHVAKANTAPKRFLREVRGIEVAGYEVGQEVNVNIFAEGDIVDVTGISKGKGFQGSIKRHGQSRGPMSHGSRYHRRPGSMGPVAPNRVFKNKLLPGRMGGERVTVQNLQIVKIDTERNLLLVKGNVPGPRKALITVKSAVKSK comes from the coding sequence ATGACCAAAGGAATCTTAGGTAGAAAAATCGGTATGACTCAAGTATTCGTTGAAAACGGTGAACTTGTTCCAGTAACTGTTATCGAAGCAACTCCAAACGTTGTTCTTCAGACAAAATCTGTTGAAAGCGATGGTTACGAAGCTATTCAATTAGGTTTCGAAGACAAAAGAGATAAGCTTTCTAACAAACCTGAAAAAGGTCATGTTGCAAAAGCGAATACAGCACCTAAGCGCTTCTTACGCGAAGTTCGCGGAATTGAGGTTGCTGGTTACGAAGTAGGTCAAGAAGTTAACGTTAATATCTTCGCTGAAGGAGATATTGTAGATGTAACAGGAATTTCAAAAGGTAAAGGTTTCCAAGGTTCAATCAAGCGCCATGGACAATCTCGCGGACCAATGTCTCACGGTTCACGCTACCACCGTCGCCCAGGGTCAATGGGACCTGTTGCTCCAAACCGCGTATTCAAAAACAAATTATTACCTGGTCGCATGGGTGGAGAGCGCGTGACAGTTCAAAATTTACAAATCGTAAAGATTGACACTGAGCGTAACTTACTTCTTGTTAAAGGGAACGTTCCTGGACCAAGAAAAGCTCTAATCACTGTTAAAAGTGCGGTTAAATCGAAATAA
- a CDS encoding type Z 30S ribosomal protein S14 yields MAKKSMIAKQKRVQKFKVQEYTRCERCGRPHSVLRKFKLCRICFRELAYKGQIPGVKKASW; encoded by the coding sequence GTGGCTAAAAAATCTATGATTGCGAAACAAAAACGCGTTCAGAAATTTAAAGTACAAGAGTACACTCGATGTGAGCGTTGCGGACGTCCTCATTCAGTATTACGCAAATTCAAACTTTGCCGTATTTGTTTCCGTGAACTAGCTTATAAGGGTCAAATTCCTGGTGTTAAAAAAGCAAGTTGGTAA
- the rpsC gene encoding 30S ribosomal protein S3 → MGQKVNPIGLRIGVIRDWESKWYAGKDYADLLHEDLKIREYIAKRLHDASVSKIEIERAANRVNVTVHTAKPGMVIGKGGTEVEALRKALNQLTGKRVHINILEIKKADMDATLVAENIARQLENRVSFRRAQKQVIQRAMRSGAKGIKTMVSGRLGGADIARSEHYSEGTVPLHTLRADIDYGTAEADTTYGKIGVKVWIYRGEVLPTRKKTEEGGK, encoded by the coding sequence GTGGGTCAAAAAGTTAATCCTATAGGTTTGCGTATCGGTGTTATCCGTGATTGGGAATCAAAGTGGTACGCAGGCAAAGATTATGCAGACTTATTACATGAAGACCTTAAGATTCGTGAGTATATCGCTAAGCGTCTACATGATGCTTCAGTATCTAAAATAGAAATCGAACGTGCTGCTAACCGTGTAAACGTTACTGTTCACACTGCAAAACCAGGTATGGTTATTGGTAAAGGTGGTACAGAGGTTGAAGCACTACGTAAAGCGTTAAACCAATTAACTGGAAAACGTGTACACATCAATATCCTTGAAATCAAAAAGGCTGATATGGATGCGACTCTAGTTGCTGAAAATATCGCTCGTCAATTAGAAAACCGTGTATCTTTCCGTCGTGCGCAAAAGCAAGTTATCCAACGTGCAATGCGTTCTGGAGCAAAAGGTATTAAAACAATGGTTTCTGGTCGTCTAGGCGGTGCAGATATCGCTCGTTCTGAACATTATAGTGAAGGAACAGTTCCTCTTCATACACTTCGTGCTGATATTGACTACGGCACTGCAGAAGCAGATACAACATACGGTAAAATCGGAGTTAAAGTTTGGATTTATCGTGGAGAGGTCCTTCCTACGAGAAAGAAAACTGAGGAAGGAGGAAAATAA
- the rplE gene encoding 50S ribosomal protein L5, with protein sequence MNRLKEKFQNDITPALMSKFNYSSVMEVPKLEKIVINMGIGDAVANSKALDTAVEELATITGQKPVVTKAKKSIAGFRLREGMPIGAKVTLRGERMYQFIDKLISVSLPRVRDFRGISKKSFDGRGNYTLGVKEQLIFPEIDYDKVSKVRGMDIVIVTTAKSDEEARELLTQFGMPFQK encoded by the coding sequence ATGAACCGCCTAAAGGAAAAATTTCAGAATGACATTACACCTGCTTTAATGAGCAAGTTTAACTACTCTTCAGTTATGGAAGTTCCTAAACTAGAAAAGATCGTTATCAACATGGGTATTGGTGATGCGGTTGCAAATTCAAAAGCATTAGATACTGCTGTTGAGGAATTGGCTACAATTACTGGTCAAAAGCCTGTAGTAACAAAAGCTAAGAAATCTATCGCAGGTTTCCGCTTACGTGAAGGTATGCCTATCGGTGCTAAAGTTACATTACGCGGTGAGCGTATGTATCAATTCATAGATAAACTAATTTCAGTTTCTCTTCCACGTGTACGTGATTTCCGTGGTATTTCTAAGAAATCTTTTGATGGCCGTGGTAACTATACACTTGGCGTTAAAGAACAATTAATCTTCCCTGAGATTGATTACGATAAAGTATCTAAAGTTCGTGGTATGGATATCGTTATTGTAACAACTGCTAAATCAGATGAAGAAGCTCGTGAGTTATTAACTCAATTCGGAATGCCGTTCCAAAAGTAA
- the rpmC gene encoding 50S ribosomal protein L29 — protein MSNPKEIRELTTAEIEQKVKSLKEELFNLRFQLATGQLENTARIREVRKSIARMKTVIREREIGVNNR, from the coding sequence ATGAGTAATCCAAAAGAAATTCGTGAATTAACCACTGCCGAAATTGAACAAAAAGTTAAATCTTTAAAAGAAGAGCTATTCAACCTACGCTTCCAGTTAGCTACTGGTCAGCTTGAGAACACAGCTCGTATTCGTGAAGTTCGTAAATCGATCGCTCGTATGAAAACTGTTATCCGTGAGAGAGAGATCGGCGTTAATAATCGTTAA
- the rplP gene encoding 50S ribosomal protein L16, whose product MLMPKRVKYRREHRGKMRGNAKGGTEVHFGEYGIQALEASWITNRQIEAARIAMTRYMKRGGKVWIKIFPSKPYTAKPLEVRMGSGKGAPEGWVAVVKPGKIMFEISGVSEEVAREALRLASHKLPIKTKFVKREEIGGESNE is encoded by the coding sequence ATGTTAATGCCAAAACGCGTTAAGTATCGTAGAGAACACCGTGGAAAAATGCGCGGTAATGCAAAAGGCGGTACTGAGGTTCACTTCGGTGAATATGGAATTCAGGCTCTTGAAGCATCATGGATTACGAACCGTCAAATTGAGGCTGCTCGTATCGCAATGACTCGTTATATGAAACGTGGCGGTAAAGTATGGATTAAAATTTTCCCTTCTAAGCCGTACACAGCAAAACCTTTAGAGGTACGTATGGGATCCGGTAAAGGGGCGCCTGAAGGATGGGTAGCTGTTGTAAAACCGGGTAAAATTATGTTTGAAATCTCAGGTGTATCTGAAGAAGTAGCAAGAGAGGCACTACGTTTAGCATCTCATAAGCTACCAATCAAAACTAAGTTTGTAAAACGTGAAGAAATTGGTGGTGAATCAAATGAGTAA
- the rplN gene encoding 50S ribosomal protein L14, translated as MIQQETRLKVADNSGAREVLTIKVLGGSGRKTANIGDVIVCTVKQATPGGVVKKGDVVKAVIVRTKRGVRRNDGSYIRFDENACVIIRDDKGPRGTRIFGPVARELRDNNFMKIVSLAPEVL; from the coding sequence ATGATTCAACAAGAAACTCGTTTAAAAGTAGCTGACAACTCTGGAGCTCGTGAAGTTCTTACTATTAAAGTTCTAGGTGGTTCAGGTCGTAAGACAGCAAATATTGGTGATGTTATTGTTTGTACAGTAAAACAAGCAACACCAGGAGGCGTTGTTAAAAAAGGTGACGTAGTTAAAGCGGTAATTGTTCGTACAAAACGCGGAGTGCGTCGTAATGATGGATCATATATTCGTTTTGATGAGAATGCATGCGTAATTATCCGTGATGACAAGGGTCCACGTGGAACTCGTATCTTCGGTCCTGTAGCACGTGAATTACGTGACAACAACTTTATGAAAATTGTTTCATTAGCTCCGGAAGTATTATAA
- the rplB gene encoding 50S ribosomal protein L2 yields the protein MAIKKYKPTSNGRRGMTVSDFAEITTATPEKSLLAPLHRKGGRNNQGKLTVRHQGGGHKRQYRIIDFKRDKDGIPGRVATIEYDPNRSANIALINYVDGEKRYILAPKNLEVGLEVMSGPEADIKVGNALPLANIPVGTVIHNIELKPGKGGQLVRSAGTSAQVLGKEGKYVLVRLNSGEVRMILATCRASIGQVGNEQHELINIGKAGRSRWLGKRPTVRGSVMNPNDHPHGGGEGKAPIGRKSPMSPWGKPTLGAKTRKKKNKSDKFIVRRRKK from the coding sequence ATGGCGATTAAAAAGTATAAACCAACCTCAAATGGTCGTCGTGGAATGACAGTTTCTGATTTCGCTGAAATCACAACTGCTACTCCAGAGAAATCATTACTAGCGCCTTTACACAGAAAAGGCGGACGTAATAACCAAGGTAAATTAACTGTACGTCACCAAGGTGGCGGACATAAACGTCAATACCGTATCATCGATTTCAAACGTGATAAAGATGGTATACCTGGACGCGTTGCTACAATCGAGTACGATCCAAACCGTTCAGCAAACATCGCTTTAATCAATTATGTTGATGGAGAAAAACGTTACATCCTTGCTCCTAAGAATTTAGAAGTAGGTTTAGAAGTAATGTCTGGTCCTGAAGCTGATATTAAAGTTGGTAATGCACTTCCACTTGCTAACATTCCTGTTGGTACAGTAATCCATAACATTGAGTTAAAGCCTGGTAAAGGTGGACAATTAGTTCGCTCTGCTGGTACTTCTGCTCAAGTACTTGGTAAAGAAGGTAAATACGTACTTGTACGTTTAAACTCAGGTGAAGTACGTATGATTCTAGCTACTTGCCGTGCTTCTATCGGTCAAGTTGGTAACGAACAACACGAACTTATTAACATTGGTAAAGCAGGTCGTTCTCGTTGGTTAGGCAAACGTCCTACAGTACGTGGATCTGTAATGAACCCGAATGATCACCCACACGGTGGTGGTGAAGGTAAAGCGCCAATCGGACGTAAGTCTCCAATGTCTCCTTGGGGTAAACCAACACTTGGAGCGAAAACTCGTAAGAAGAAGAACAAATCAGATAAGTTCATCGTACGTCGTCGTAAAAAATAA
- the tuf gene encoding elongation factor Tu, which yields MGKAKFDRSKAHANIGTIGHVDHGKTTLTAAITSVLFKRSGKGTAMAYDQIDGAPEERERGITISTAHVEYETDNRHYAHVDCPGHADYVKNMITGAAQMDGGILVVSAADGPMPQTREHILLSRQVGVPHLVVFLNKCDMVDDEELLELVEMEVRDLLSDYDFPGDDVPVIKGSALRALEGAPEWEEKIIELMAAVDEYIPTPARETEKPFMMPIEDVFSITGRGTVATGRVERGQVKVGEVVEIIGLTEEPKSTTVTGVEMFRKLLDFAEAGDNIGALLRGVSREDIQRGQVLAKPGTIKPHTKFKAEVYVLSKEEGGRHTPFFTNYRPQFYFRTTDVTGICNLPEGVEMVMPGDNIEMTVELIASVAIEEGTKFSIREGGRTVGAGVVASIQE from the coding sequence ATGGGTAAAGCAAAATTTGATCGTTCCAAGGCACATGCTAATATCGGTACAATTGGACACGTTGACCATGGTAAAACTACATTAACAGCTGCTATCACTTCAGTACTATTCAAGCGTTCTGGTAAAGGTACAGCAATGGCTTATGACCAAATCGACGGAGCTCCAGAAGAGCGTGAGCGTGGTATCACAATCTCAACTGCACACGTTGAGTACGAAACTGACAACCGTCACTATGCACACGTAGACTGCCCAGGACATGCTGACTATGTTAAAAACATGATCACTGGTGCTGCACAAATGGACGGAGGAATCTTAGTAGTATCTGCTGCTGACGGCCCAATGCCACAAACTCGTGAGCACATTCTTTTATCTCGTCAGGTAGGTGTACCTCACCTTGTTGTATTCTTAAACAAATGTGACATGGTTGATGACGAAGAATTATTAGAATTAGTAGAAATGGAAGTTCGTGACCTTCTTTCTGATTACGATTTCCCTGGTGACGATGTACCAGTAATCAAAGGTTCTGCACTTAGAGCTCTTGAAGGTGCTCCTGAGTGGGAAGAAAAAATCATCGAATTAATGGCTGCTGTTGATGAGTATATCCCAACTCCAGCTCGTGAAACTGAAAAACCTTTCATGATGCCAATTGAGGACGTATTCTCAATCACTGGACGTGGAACTGTTGCTACAGGACGTGTTGAGCGTGGTCAAGTTAAAGTTGGTGAAGTTGTAGAAATCATCGGTTTAACTGAAGAGCCAAAATCAACAACTGTAACTGGTGTTGAAATGTTCCGTAAGCTTCTTGACTTTGCTGAAGCTGGAGACAACATTGGAGCTCTACTTCGTGGAGTTTCACGTGAAGATATCCAACGTGGTCAAGTACTTGCTAAACCAGGTACTATCAAACCACACACTAAGTTCAAAGCAGAAGTTTATGTATTATCTAAAGAAGAGGGTGGACGTCATACTCCATTCTTCACAAACTACCGTCCTCAGTTCTACTTCCGTACAACTGACGTAACTGGTATTTGTAACCTTCCTGAAGGCGTAGAAATGGTTATGCCTGGTGACAACATCGAAATGACTGTTGAACTAATCGCTTCAGTTGCGATCGAAGAAGGAACTAAATTCTCTATCCGTGAGGGTGGACGTACTGTTGGAGCTGGCGTTGTAGCTTCAATCCAAGAGTAA
- the rplD gene encoding 50S ribosomal protein L4, with product MPKVALYSQTGSTLGEIELNDSVFGIEPNNHVLFEAVIMQRASLRQGTHKTKIRSEVRGGGRKPWKQKGTGRARQGSIRSPQWRGGGIVFGPTPRSYSFKLPKKVRRLAVRSALSSKVLENNLLVLDNLTLEAPKTKEMTTILKGLSVERKALIVTGDVNESVALSARNIPGVTVVTANGINVLDVLNHDKLIMTKAAVEKVEEVLA from the coding sequence ATGCCAAAAGTTGCATTGTATAGCCAAACTGGTTCAACTTTAGGAGAAATCGAATTAAATGATTCGGTATTCGGAATTGAACCTAATAATCATGTTTTATTTGAAGCAGTTATTATGCAAAGAGCTTCCTTACGTCAAGGAACTCATAAAACAAAAATTCGCTCAGAAGTACGTGGCGGAGGACGTAAACCTTGGAAACAAAAAGGTACAGGTCGCGCTCGTCAAGGGTCTATTCGTTCACCACAATGGCGTGGAGGCGGAATTGTATTCGGTCCTACACCAAGAAGCTATAGCTTCAAATTACCTAAAAAAGTACGTCGTTTAGCTGTTAGATCAGCATTATCGTCAAAAGTATTAGAGAACAACTTACTAGTATTAGATAACCTAACTTTAGAAGCACCAAAGACAAAAGAAATGACTACAATTCTAAAAGGTTTATCAGTAGAACGTAAGGCGTTAATCGTAACAGGTGATGTTAATGAGTCTGTTGCATTATCTGCACGTAACATTCCTGGAGTAACTGTTGTTACTGCTAACGGAATCAATGTTCTTGATGTCCTTAACCACGATAAGCTTATCATGACTAAAGCTGCGGTGGAAAAAGTAGAGGAGGTGCTTGCATAA
- the rpsS gene encoding 30S ribosomal protein S19 → MGRSLKKGPFVDDHLMVKVEKMNEAEKKQVIKTWSRRSTIFPQFIGHTIAVYDGRKHVPVYVTEDMVGHKLGEFAPTRTYKGHANDDKKTRR, encoded by the coding sequence ATGGGTCGCAGCTTAAAAAAAGGACCTTTTGTTGATGATCATTTAATGGTTAAAGTAGAGAAAATGAATGAAGCAGAAAAGAAACAAGTGATTAAAACTTGGTCTCGTCGTTCAACAATTTTCCCTCAATTTATTGGTCACACAATTGCTGTTTATGATGGTCGTAAGCATGTACCAGTATATGTTACGGAAGATATGGTTGGTCACAAACTAGGTGAATTCGCACCTACCCGTACGTATAAAGGCCACGCAAATGACGATAAGAAAACAAGACGCTAA
- the rplW gene encoding 50S ribosomal protein L23, translating into MRDPRDIIKRPVITERSTDLMSEKKYTFEVDVKANKTEVKDAIEQIFGVDVEKVNIMNYKGKFKRMGRHSGYTIRRRKAIVKLTADSKEIEFFEV; encoded by the coding sequence ATGAGAGATCCTCGTGATATTATTAAGCGCCCCGTTATTACTGAACGTTCAACTGACTTAATGTCTGAAAAGAAATATACGTTTGAAGTTGATGTTAAAGCTAACAAAACTGAAGTTAAAGACGCGATCGAGCAAATCTTCGGTGTTGATGTAGAGAAAGTAAACATCATGAACTACAAAGGTAAATTTAAGCGTATGGGACGTCACAGTGGTTACACTATTCGTCGTAGAAAAGCAATCGTAAAATTAACTGCTGATAGCAAAGAAATCGAATTCTTTGAAGTATAA
- the rpsQ gene encoding 30S ribosomal protein S17, which yields MSERNQRKVYTGRVVSDKMDKTVTVLVETYKKHSLYGKRVKYSKKFKAHDENNEAKIGDIVKVMETRPLSATKRFRLIEVVEKAVII from the coding sequence ATGAGTGAACGCAACCAACGCAAAGTCTATACTGGTCGTGTCGTGTCTGACAAGATGGATAAGACAGTCACAGTTCTTGTAGAAACCTATAAGAAACATTCACTTTACGGGAAGCGCGTAAAGTATTCTAAAAAATTCAAAGCTCATGATGAGAATAACGAAGCAAAAATTGGCGATATCGTAAAAGTTATGGAGACTCGTCCGTTATCTGCAACAAAACGCTTCCGTTTAATCGAAGTTGTAGAAAAAGCAGTTATTATCTAA
- the rpsJ gene encoding 30S ribosomal protein S10, protein MAKQKIRIRLKAYDHRILDQSAEKIVETAKRSGAAVSGPIPLPTEKSIYTILRAVHKYKDSREQFEMRTHKRLIDIVNPTPQTVDALMRLDLPSGVDIEIKL, encoded by the coding sequence ATGGCAAAACAAAAAATTCGTATTCGTTTAAAGGCATATGATCACAGAATTCTTGATCAGTCTGCTGAAAAAATCGTAGAAACAGCGAAACGTTCAGGTGCTGCAGTATCTGGTCCGATTCCGCTTCCGACTGAGAAATCAATCTATACGATTCTTCGTGCGGTACACAAATACAAAGATTCTCGTGAACAATTCGAAATGCGTACACACAAACGTTTAATCGATATCGTTAACCCAACACCACAAACTGTTGATGCGTTAATGCGTTTAGATTTACCGTCTGGTGTAGACATCGAAATCAAATTATAA
- the fusA gene encoding elongation factor G, with amino-acid sequence MAREFSLDKTRNIGIMAHIDAGKTTTTERVLYYTGRIHKIGETHEGASQMDWMEQEQERGITITSAATTAAWKGHRVNIIDTPGHVDFTVEVERSLRVLDGAVAVLDAQSGVEPQTETVWRQATTYGVPRVVFVNKMDKIGADFLYSVGTIHDRLQANAHPIQLPIGAEDQFEGIIDLIEMKATFYGNDLGTDIVDKEIPEEYKEQAEEYRAKLVEAVAELDEELMMKYLEGEELTNEEIKAAIRKGTVNVEFYPVICGSAFKNKGVQKMLDAVLDYLPAPVDVPAIKGILPDSDEEVTRESSDEGPFSALAFKVMTDPYVGKLTFFRVYSGTLESGSYIQNSTKGKRERVGRILQMHANSREEISKVYAGDIAAAVGLKDTTTGDTLCDDKNPVILESMNFPEPVIQLSVEPKSKADQDKMGTALQKLSEEDPTFRAHTDPETGQTIIAGMGELHLDIIVDRMRREFKVEANVGAPQVAYRETFRGSARVEGKFARQSGGRGQFGHVWIEFEPNEEGKGFEFENKIVGGVVPREYVPAVQAGLEDSMKNGVLAGYQLIDVKAALVDGSYHDVDSSEMAFKIAASMALKNAVSKCNPVILEPMMRVEVVIPDEYMGDIMGGITARRGRVEGMEARGNAQVVRAMVPLSEMFGYATSLRSNTQGRGVFTMHFDHYEEVPKSIAEEIIKKNKGE; translated from the coding sequence ATGGCAAGAGAGTTCTCCTTAGACAAAACTCGTAATATTGGTATCATGGCACATATTGATGCTGGTAAAACTACGACAACTGAGCGTGTACTTTACTATACAGGTCGTATCCATAAAATTGGTGAAACTCATGAAGGAGCTTCACAAATGGACTGGATGGAGCAGGAACAAGAGCGTGGAATCACGATCACTTCTGCTGCAACAACTGCTGCATGGAAAGGTCACCGCGTAAATATCATCGATACACCAGGTCACGTAGACTTCACAGTTGAAGTTGAACGTTCACTTCGTGTACTAGATGGAGCTGTAGCTGTTCTTGATGCACAATCAGGAGTTGAGCCTCAAACTGAAACAGTTTGGCGTCAAGCTACAACATACGGTGTTCCTCGTGTTGTATTCGTAAACAAAATGGACAAAATCGGTGCAGATTTCTTATACTCTGTAGGTACTATTCATGACCGTTTACAAGCAAATGCACACCCAATTCAACTACCAATCGGTGCTGAAGATCAATTCGAAGGAATTATCGACCTTATCGAAATGAAAGCTACTTTCTATGGTAATGACTTAGGTACAGATATTGTTGACAAAGAAATTCCTGAAGAGTACAAAGAGCAGGCTGAAGAGTACCGTGCTAAATTAGTTGAAGCGGTAGCTGAGCTTGATGAAGAATTAATGATGAAGTACCTAGAAGGTGAAGAATTAACAAACGAAGAAATTAAAGCTGCTATCCGTAAAGGTACAGTTAACGTTGAATTCTATCCTGTAATCTGTGGTTCTGCATTCAAAAACAAAGGTGTTCAAAAAATGCTAGATGCAGTTCTTGACTACCTTCCAGCTCCAGTTGATGTACCAGCGATTAAAGGTATTTTACCTGATTCTGATGAAGAAGTAACTCGTGAATCAAGTGATGAAGGTCCATTCTCAGCACTTGCATTTAAAGTTATGACTGATCCATATGTAGGTAAATTAACTTTCTTCCGTGTATATTCAGGTACACTTGAGTCTGGTTCATATATCCAAAACTCAACTAAAGGTAAGCGTGAGCGTGTAGGTCGTATCCTTCAAATGCATGCGAACTCTCGTGAAGAGATCTCTAAAGTTTATGCTGGAGATATCGCAGCTGCAGTTGGTTTAAAAGATACAACTACTGGTGACACTTTATGTGATGATAAGAATCCAGTTATTCTTGAGTCAATGAATTTCCCAGAGCCTGTAATCCAATTATCAGTTGAGCCTAAATCAAAAGCTGACCAAGATAAAATGGGTACAGCATTACAAAAACTATCTGAAGAAGATCCAACATTCCGTGCGCACACTGACCCTGAAACGGGCCAAACGATCATCGCTGGTATGGGTGAGTTACACTTAGATATCATCGTTGACCGTATGAGACGTGAATTTAAAGTTGAAGCTAATGTAGGTGCTCCACAGGTTGCATACCGTGAAACATTCCGTGGATCTGCAAGAGTTGAAGGTAAATTCGCTCGTCAATCAGGTGGACGTGGACAATTCGGACACGTTTGGATTGAATTCGAACCTAACGAAGAAGGAAAAGGTTTCGAATTTGAAAATAAAATCGTCGGTGGGGTTGTTCCACGTGAATACGTACCTGCTGTACAAGCTGGACTTGAAGATTCAATGAAAAACGGTGTTTTAGCTGGATATCAATTAATTGATGTTAAAGCTGCACTTGTTGATGGTTCTTACCATGATGTTGACTCAAGTGAGATGGCGTTTAAAATTGCTGCTTCTATGGCATTGAAAAACGCAGTTTCAAAATGTAACCCTGTTATACTTGAACCTATGATGAGAGTTGAAGTTGTTATCCCTGATGAGTACATGGGAGACATCATGGGTGGTATTACTGCTCGTCGTGGACGTGTAGAAGGAATGGAAGCTCGTGGTAATGCACAAGTTGTACGTGCAATGGTTCCACTATCTGAAATGTTCGGATATGCAACTTCATTACGTTCTAACACACAAGGTCGCGGAGTATTCACTATGCACTTTGACCACTATGAAGAAGTACCTAAGAGTATTGCAGAAGAAATCATCAAAAAAAATAAAGGTGAATAA